One Glandiceps talaboti chromosome 2, keGlaTala1.1, whole genome shotgun sequence genomic region harbors:
- the LOC144453443 gene encoding steryl-sulfatase-like isoform X1, which translates to MCGWLALCRYQKQQNMTSMVGGAIFFLILLSAASTTTASNDGGKKPNFLILLVDDLGMGDVGCFGNDTIRTPNIDKLASEGVKLNHNMVPAPTCTPSRAAMLTGRYPVRMGLASKGRPTMFGCNACTAGMPTSEITYAEVLKTQGYSTAYLGKWHLGLHSGEKDYAFLPTNQGFDYFYGMPLTNMNECADPPNGRSSVLNIWILFYKQWATLTLILYSFVFILRFFGLIATRGTRVLFVLMTVLSVVFYNYPNTGQRFLCVLMENHEVVEQPIRLENMTVRFTKQATSFLQQNQDRPFLLVMAYLKVHTALFTSKQFKGVSRHNQYGDNVEEMDWSVGQIVDTLDKLGLKENTFVYFTSDHGGHLEEIAIEKGREGEREGGWNGIYKGGKSQVWEGGVRVPTVARYPPLIPKNSEISVPTSSMDLLPTVAKLANSELPKDRIIDGTDITGLLSGKYTAPPHGFLFIYCGPWIHGVTIRRGDTTYKVVFTTPKWTKGTQGCFDTWLCACHDQYVDQHDPPLVFDLTHDPGEHRPLESNDGKTIVLVEMAREAVDKHNNTIIPVEDQFQVKKRALFRPWLQPCCNFPFCSCKENDE; encoded by the exons AACATGACATCGATGGTTGGTGGCGCCATATTCTTCTTAATACTGCTGTCGGCAGCTTCAACGACGACAGCTTCAAATGATGGTGGCAAGAAACCAAATTTCCTGATACTCTTGGTTGATGATCTTGGTATGGGTGATGTGGGTTGCTTTGGTAACGACACTATACGTACACCCAACATCGACAAACTAGCATCGGAGGGAGTCAAACTAAATCATAACATGGTACCTGCACCTACCTGTACTCCGAGTAGAGCAGCTATGCTTACTGGAAGATATCCTGTTAGGATGG GATTGGCTTCGAAAGGGAGACCAACAATGTTTGGTTGCAATGCCTGCACAGCTGGTATGCCGACAAGTGAAATAACCTACGCTGAAGTTTTAAAGACACAAGGATATAGTACAGCTTACCTAG GTAAGTGGCATCTAGGCTTGCACAGTGGAGAGAAAGATTACGCCTTCCTGCCAACAAACCAAGGTTTTGATTATTTCTACGGAATGCCTCTCACAAACATGAACGAATGTGCCGATCCACCAAATGGACGGTCTAGTGTTTTGAATATCTGGATACTTTTCTACAAGCAGTGGGCCACCTTGACTTTAATACTGTACTCCTTCGTCTTTATCCTGAGATTCTTTGGTCTCATAGCAACTAGAGGGACACGTGTTCTCTTTGTTTTGATGACTGTTTTATCTGTTGTATTTTATAACTATCCAAACACGGGGCAGCGATTTCTGTGTGTTCTTATGGAGAATCACGAAGTTGTCGAGCAACCCATCAGACTAGAAAACATGACAGTTCGGTTCACCAAGCAAGCCACGTCGTTCCTCCAACAGAACCAAGACAGACCTTTCCTACTGGTTATGGCCTACTTAAAGGTACATACGGCTCTTTTTACTTCCAAACAATTCAAAGGTGTTAGTCGACATAATCAGTATGGAGATAATGTAGAAGAAATGGACTGGAGTGTTGGACAGATTGTGGACACACTGGACAAACTTGGATTGAAAGAAAACACGTTCGTTTACTTCACATCTGATCATGGCGGACATTTGGAGGAAATTGCGATTGAGAAAGGACGGGAAGGAGAAAGAGAAGGAGGGTGGAATGGTATCTATAAAG GTGGGAAGTCGCAGGTATGGGAGGGTGGTGTTCGTGTTCCAACGGTTGCAAGATACCCACCGTTGATTCCAAAGAATTCTGAAATATCTGTCCCTACCAGCTCCATGGACTTACTACCTACAGTGGCTAAGTTAGCCAATTCTGAATTACCGAAAGATCGAATTATCGATGGAACTGATATCACTGGTCTGTTATCTGGGAAATATACAGCGCCACCACACGGCTTTCTTTTTATCTATTGTGGACCGTGGATCCATGGTGTAACTATTCGACGCG gCGACACTACATATAAAGTCGTATTCACTACGCCAAAATGGACTAAAGGTACACAGGGATGCTTTGATACCTGGTTATGTGCATGTCACGACCAGTATGTTGATCAACATGATCCTCCTTTGGTGTTCGATCTCACCCATGATCCTGGCGAACATCGCCCTCTTGAGTCAAACGACGGAAAGACTATTGTATTGGTCGAGATGGCACGGGAAGCTGTTGACAAACACAATAATACCATAATTCCAGTTGAAGATCAATTTCAAGTTAAAAAGAGAGCACTCTTTAGACCATGGCTTCAACCATGTTGTAATTTTCCATTCTGTTCATGCAAGGAGAACGATGAATAG
- the LOC144453443 gene encoding steryl-sulfatase-like isoform X2, whose product MCGWLALCRYQKQQNMTSMVGGAIFFLILLSAASTTTASNDGGKKPNFLILLVDDLGMGDVGCFGNDTIRTPNIDKLASEGVKLNHNMVPAPTCTPSRAAMLTGRYPVRMGLASKGRPTMFGCNACTAGMPTSEITYAEVLKTQGYSTAYLGKWHLGLHSGEKDYAFLPTNQGFDYFYGMPLTNMNECADPPNGRSSVLNIWILFYKQWATLTLILYSFVFILRFFGLIATRGTRVLFVLMTVLSVVFYNYPNTGQRFLCVLMENHEVVEQPIRLENMTVRFTKQATSFLQQNQDRPFLLVMAYLKVHTALFTSKQFKGVSRHNQYGDNVEEMDWSVGQIVDTLDKLGLKENTFVYFTSDHGGHLEEIAIEKGREGEREGGWNGIYKGGKSQVWEGGVRVPTVARYPPLIPKNSEISVPTSSMDLLPTVAKLANSELPKDRIIDGTDITGLLSGKYTAPPHGFLFIYCGPWIHGVTIRRGKGDTTYKVVFTTPKWTKGTQGCFDTWLCACHDQYVDQHDPPLVFDLTHDPGEHRPLESNDGKTIVLVEMAREAVDKHNNTIIPVEDQFQVKKRALFRPWLQPCCNFPFCSCKENDE is encoded by the exons AACATGACATCGATGGTTGGTGGCGCCATATTCTTCTTAATACTGCTGTCGGCAGCTTCAACGACGACAGCTTCAAATGATGGTGGCAAGAAACCAAATTTCCTGATACTCTTGGTTGATGATCTTGGTATGGGTGATGTGGGTTGCTTTGGTAACGACACTATACGTACACCCAACATCGACAAACTAGCATCGGAGGGAGTCAAACTAAATCATAACATGGTACCTGCACCTACCTGTACTCCGAGTAGAGCAGCTATGCTTACTGGAAGATATCCTGTTAGGATGG GATTGGCTTCGAAAGGGAGACCAACAATGTTTGGTTGCAATGCCTGCACAGCTGGTATGCCGACAAGTGAAATAACCTACGCTGAAGTTTTAAAGACACAAGGATATAGTACAGCTTACCTAG GTAAGTGGCATCTAGGCTTGCACAGTGGAGAGAAAGATTACGCCTTCCTGCCAACAAACCAAGGTTTTGATTATTTCTACGGAATGCCTCTCACAAACATGAACGAATGTGCCGATCCACCAAATGGACGGTCTAGTGTTTTGAATATCTGGATACTTTTCTACAAGCAGTGGGCCACCTTGACTTTAATACTGTACTCCTTCGTCTTTATCCTGAGATTCTTTGGTCTCATAGCAACTAGAGGGACACGTGTTCTCTTTGTTTTGATGACTGTTTTATCTGTTGTATTTTATAACTATCCAAACACGGGGCAGCGATTTCTGTGTGTTCTTATGGAGAATCACGAAGTTGTCGAGCAACCCATCAGACTAGAAAACATGACAGTTCGGTTCACCAAGCAAGCCACGTCGTTCCTCCAACAGAACCAAGACAGACCTTTCCTACTGGTTATGGCCTACTTAAAGGTACATACGGCTCTTTTTACTTCCAAACAATTCAAAGGTGTTAGTCGACATAATCAGTATGGAGATAATGTAGAAGAAATGGACTGGAGTGTTGGACAGATTGTGGACACACTGGACAAACTTGGATTGAAAGAAAACACGTTCGTTTACTTCACATCTGATCATGGCGGACATTTGGAGGAAATTGCGATTGAGAAAGGACGGGAAGGAGAAAGAGAAGGAGGGTGGAATGGTATCTATAAAG GTGGGAAGTCGCAGGTATGGGAGGGTGGTGTTCGTGTTCCAACGGTTGCAAGATACCCACCGTTGATTCCAAAGAATTCTGAAATATCTGTCCCTACCAGCTCCATGGACTTACTACCTACAGTGGCTAAGTTAGCCAATTCTGAATTACCGAAAGATCGAATTATCGATGGAACTGATATCACTGGTCTGTTATCTGGGAAATATACAGCGCCACCACACGGCTTTCTTTTTATCTATTGTGGACCGTGGATCCATGGTGTAACTATTCGACGCGGTAAGG gCGACACTACATATAAAGTCGTATTCACTACGCCAAAATGGACTAAAGGTACACAGGGATGCTTTGATACCTGGTTATGTGCATGTCACGACCAGTATGTTGATCAACATGATCCTCCTTTGGTGTTCGATCTCACCCATGATCCTGGCGAACATCGCCCTCTTGAGTCAAACGACGGAAAGACTATTGTATTGGTCGAGATGGCACGGGAAGCTGTTGACAAACACAATAATACCATAATTCCAGTTGAAGATCAATTTCAAGTTAAAAAGAGAGCACTCTTTAGACCATGGCTTCAACCATGTTGTAATTTTCCATTCTGTTCATGCAAGGAGAACGATGAATAG
- the LOC144450551 gene encoding steryl-sulfatase-like — MFGRVVTVLLLLATFTLAVGGDKKPNFLIFLVDDLGMGDVGCFGNDTIRTPNIDKLASEGVKLNHNMVPAPTCTPSRGAMQTGRYPVRLGLASKWGGATMFGSNAGISGMQPSEITYAEVVKTKGYSTAYLGKWHLGIHSGYKDYAYLPTNQGYDYYYGVPFTNINECADPPNGRYSVLMIWPLPGGFYALWGTITVTLYSSILLLRWLGIRRGTLFLFIIATLFSAYLVGYPDRNRNKLCMLMKNNEIVEQPIRLENMTVRFTKQATSFLQQNQDRPFLLVMAYLKVHTALFTSKQFKGVSRHNQYGDNVEEMDWSVGQIVDTLDKLGLKENTFVYFTSDHGGHLEEISIEKGREGEREGGWNGIYKGGKSQVWEGGVRVPTVARYPPLIPKNSEISVPTSSMDLLPTVAKLANSELPKDRIIDGTDITGVLSGKDKTPPHDFLFIYCGPWIHGVTFRPDNKQITYKVIFTTPRWTPGTQACFNTWLCGCDSGHVDHHDPPLVYDLTNDPGEHRPLKSTDSKSQELINKARDAVKEHEKTVEPVEDQFDLISFGLPRPWLQPCCNWPHCICQEDDELID, encoded by the exons ATGTTTGGGCGTGTTGTCACCGTACTGCTGTTGCTTGCAACCTTCACGTTAGCCGTTGGAGGTGACAAGAAACCAAACTTTCTGATATTCTTGGTTGATGATCTGGGTATGGGCGATGTTGGTTGCTTTGGTAACGACACTATCCGTACACCTAATATCGACAAACTAGCATCAGAGGGAGTCAAACTAAATCATAACATGGTACCTGCACCTACCTGTACTCCGAGTAGAGGAGCTATGCAAACTGGACGGTATCCAGTTAGACTGG GACTTGCCTCTAAATGGGGAGGAGCAACAATGTTTGGAAGCAATGCCGGAATTTCTGGTATGCAACCGTCTGAAATCACCTATGCTGAAGTCGTGAAGACAAAGGGATATAGTACAGCTTATCTTG GTAAATGGCACTTGGGAATTCACAGTGGTTATAAAGATTATGCATATCTTCCAACGAACCAAGGCTATGACTATTATTACGGCGTTCCCTTCACCAACATCAATGAATGTGCCGATCCCCCTAACGGTCGTTACTCCGTTCTAATGATATGGCCACTACCTGGTGGTTTCTACGCTCTTTGGGGTACAATCACCGTCACTTTGTACTCCAGTATCTTACTGTTAAGGTGGTTAGGTATCAGGAGGGGAACACTATTTCTTTTTATAATTGCGACATTATTTTCAGCATATCTCGTTGGGTACCCGgacagaaatagaaacaaacTTTGCATGCTAATGAAGAATAACGAGATTGTCGAGCAACCCATCAGACTAGAAAACATGACAGTTCGATTCACCAAGCAAGCCACGTCGTTCCTCCAACAGAACCAAGACAGACCTTTCCTACTGGTTATGGCCTACTTAAAGGTACACACGGCTCTTTTTACTTCCAAACAATTCAAAGGTGTTAGTCGACATAATCAGTATGGAGATAATGTAGAAGAAATGGACTGGAGTGTTGGACAGATTGTGGACACATTGGACAAACTTGGATTGAAAGAAAACACGTTCGTTTACTTCACATCTGATCATGGCGGTCATTTGGAGGAAATTTCGATTGAGAAAGGACGGGAAGGAGAAAGAGAAGGAGGGTGGAATGGTATCTataaag GTGGCAAATCCCAAGTATGGGAGGGAGGTGTTCGTGTTCCAACAGTTGCCAGATACCCACCATTGATTCCAAAGAATTCTGAAATATCTGTCCCTACCAGCTCCATGGACTTATTACCTACAGTGGCCAAGTTAGCCAATTCTGAATTACCGAAAGATCGAATAATCGATGGAACTGATATCACCGGAGTGTTATCAGGAAAAGATAAAACGCCACCACACGACTTTCTTTTTATCTATTGTGGACCATGGATTCATGGTGTAACGTTTCGCCCTGATAACA AACAAATAACATACAAAGTTATATTTACCACGCCAAGATGGACACCAGGTACTCAGGCGTGTTTTAATACTTGGCTGTGTGGATGTGACAGTGGTCACGTCGATCACCACGATCCCCCACTAGTGTACGATCTCACGAACGACCCAGGGGAGCATCGCCCTCTCAAATCTACCGACAGCAAATCACAAGAACTAATCAACAAGGCTAGAGATGCAGTGAAAGAACACGAGAAAACGGTAGAACCTGTCGAAGATCAATTTGACCTGATTAGCTTTGGGTTGCCAAGGCCCTGGCTGCAACCTTGTTGCAATTGGCCTCATTGTATTTGTCAAGAAGATGACGAATTAATCGACTGA